Proteins found in one Humidesulfovibrio mexicanus genomic segment:
- a CDS encoding Fur family transcriptional regulator, with the protein MKPPHEVFLEYLRRKGLNMTPQRAVIVETFLATEGHFSCDELSARVRRADPAIGQATVYRTLKLLVDSGLASHLAAGDGPVLYEHSYGHEHHDHLVCLDCGAKVEIVDPVIETRQEHLAAEHGFVLTRHSMILYGLCPRCGGKTGGRS; encoded by the coding sequence ATGAAGCCCCCCCATGAAGTCTTTCTGGAATACCTGCGCAGGAAAGGCCTCAACATGACGCCCCAGCGGGCCGTCATCGTGGAGACCTTTCTGGCCACGGAAGGCCACTTCTCCTGCGACGAGCTGAGCGCGCGCGTGCGCCGCGCGGATCCGGCCATCGGCCAGGCCACGGTGTACCGCACCTTGAAGCTCCTGGTGGACTCCGGCCTCGCCAGCCACCTTGCCGCGGGCGACGGCCCGGTGCTGTACGAGCACAGCTACGGCCACGAGCACCACGACCATCTCGTCTGCCTGGACTGCGGGGCAAAGGTGGAGATCGTCGACCCGGTGATCGAAACCCGCCAGGAACACCTTGCGGCCGAGCACGGCTTCGTGCTCACCCGGCACAGCATGATCCTCTACGGCCTGTGCCCCCGCTGCGGCGGCAAGACCGGCGGACGGTCCTAG
- a CDS encoding FeoA domain-containing protein translates to MEANLAHAPCGVPLTVTRVADERLEIQLGRMGIQPGSAVTRLDEEVALNTVRLRGPKGEVLLGGGMGGKVVVHLDDGRMAPLTELSPGESGHIEAVTGGESLAATLAALGLKDDDRITMVRALPPMEYVARVTGRGRVRLPEGMAAKILGRMGELECQFANAQAGAEFVVTRILGGERARKAIAALDIAVGDHLVLDHVSKASSYRMTAGDRVVLSSRGGLRLFLRRDQADLVIVRWAGQVQQEPHLRPAEEER, encoded by the coding sequence ATGGAAGCGAATCTGGCCCATGCCCCCTGCGGCGTGCCCCTCACGGTGACGCGCGTGGCCGACGAACGGCTGGAAATCCAGCTGGGGCGCATGGGCATACAGCCCGGAAGCGCGGTGACGCGTCTGGATGAAGAGGTGGCCCTGAACACCGTGCGCCTGCGCGGCCCCAAGGGCGAGGTGCTTCTGGGCGGCGGCATGGGCGGCAAGGTGGTGGTGCATCTGGACGATGGCCGCATGGCCCCGCTCACGGAGCTGTCTCCGGGAGAATCCGGGCACATCGAGGCCGTCACCGGCGGGGAAAGCCTGGCCGCGACCCTGGCCGCCCTGGGCCTGAAGGACGACGACCGCATCACCATGGTCCGCGCGCTGCCGCCCATGGAATACGTCGCCAGGGTGACGGGCCGGGGCCGCGTGCGCCTGCCGGAAGGCATGGCCGCCAAGATCCTGGGCCGCATGGGCGAATTGGAATGCCAGTTCGCCAACGCCCAGGCCGGGGCGGAGTTCGTCGTCACGCGCATCCTGGGCGGAGAGCGCGCCCGCAAGGCCATCGCCGCCCTGGACATCGCCGTGGGCGACCATCTGGTGCTCGACCACGTGTCCAAGGCCTCCAGCTACCGCATGACCGCCGGGGATCGCGTGGTGCTCTCCAGCCGGGGAGGGCTGCGGCTCTTTCTCCGGCGCGACCAGGCCGACCTGGTCATCGTGCGCTGGGCCGGACAGGTCCAGCAAGAGCCCCACCTTCGCCCGGCCGAGGAGGAACGATGA
- a CDS encoding heavy metal translocating P-type ATPase: MSGYRTVASPAGRRRRVQVVHETPKRLRLRTSALSDPSLDTGFLEGMLEAVPGVVNARVNPAASCVTVRHDGGEAVRARVLAMVEDIPGEAFLPGHGRARPLALPTVVGQGLAAAATPFLPSSVAAPLGLALGLPTIAQGMGTLLSEGVKVEVLDAAAVGASLLRGDTFTASAIVAMLGLGNWLEQWTTQKSDQLLKDLLRPQVESVWVERDAHEERISFADLRIGDVIICGAGELIPVDGVVVDGEAAVNRSSITGESLPVHAELGTEVLSGSLVEDGRLKIAASTVGSETSMARTRRFLQNSLRSKSASQKHSDELADRLVPVTLALGLGLFVLTRDVRRASAVLTVDYSCALKLAAPVAVKSGMHAAGHRGVLLKGGQALDNLAAIDTLVFDKTGTLTRGDLRVTDVLPLDPALTGPELLALAAGAEEHYSHPVARAVVAEAKARGLALPPISQVDFIVAHGVSAFVDGDRVLVGSRHFLEDDEGVDCAAADTPGKLLRGEGKSLLCVARAGRLAGLIALRDEPRPEAAEALQKLRARGITRIVVLTGDHRETALAVLKGFDVDEIRWELKPEDKADIVRELQSQGRKLAFAGDGVNDAPALLTADVGVCMPGGADLARESAQVVLLEDNLLALVTARDIAARTRRVLTNSFRTAVGVNSAVMLLAAAGRLSPVTSAILHNACTLGILGYAALSGGSATGAKAHTGEPQPQA, translated from the coding sequence ATGTCCGGATACCGCACAGTAGCCTCCCCCGCGGGGCGGCGCAGGCGGGTGCAGGTGGTCCACGAGACCCCGAAACGCCTGCGGCTGCGCACCTCGGCCTTGTCCGATCCCTCGCTGGACACCGGATTCCTGGAGGGCATGTTGGAGGCGGTTCCCGGCGTGGTCAACGCACGGGTGAACCCGGCCGCCTCCTGCGTGACGGTGCGCCACGACGGGGGCGAAGCGGTGCGCGCCCGCGTGCTGGCCATGGTGGAGGACATCCCCGGGGAGGCCTTCCTGCCCGGACATGGCCGCGCGCGGCCCCTGGCCCTGCCCACGGTGGTGGGCCAGGGGCTGGCGGCGGCGGCCACGCCGTTCTTGCCAAGCAGCGTGGCCGCGCCCCTGGGCTTGGCCTTGGGGCTGCCCACCATCGCCCAGGGAATGGGCACGCTGCTCTCCGAGGGCGTGAAGGTGGAGGTGCTGGACGCGGCGGCCGTGGGCGCATCGCTCTTGCGCGGCGACACCTTCACCGCCAGCGCCATCGTGGCCATGCTGGGCCTGGGGAACTGGCTGGAACAATGGACCACGCAGAAGTCCGACCAGCTTCTGAAAGACCTGCTGCGGCCACAGGTGGAGTCCGTGTGGGTGGAGCGCGATGCGCACGAAGAGCGCATCAGCTTCGCGGACCTGCGCATCGGGGATGTGATCATCTGCGGCGCGGGCGAGCTGATCCCCGTGGACGGCGTGGTGGTGGACGGCGAGGCCGCGGTGAACCGCAGCTCCATCACCGGGGAAAGCCTGCCCGTGCACGCGGAGCTTGGGACCGAGGTGCTCTCCGGCTCCCTGGTGGAGGACGGACGCCTCAAGATCGCGGCCAGCACCGTGGGCTCGGAAACAAGCATGGCCCGCACCCGCCGCTTTCTGCAGAACTCCCTGCGCAGCAAATCCGCCTCGCAGAAGCACTCCGACGAGCTGGCCGACCGCCTGGTTCCCGTGACCCTGGCCCTGGGCCTTGGGCTCTTCGTGCTCACGCGCGATGTGCGCCGGGCCTCGGCCGTGCTTACCGTGGACTACTCCTGCGCCCTCAAGCTGGCCGCGCCCGTGGCCGTAAAAAGCGGAATGCACGCCGCCGGGCACCGGGGCGTGCTGCTGAAGGGCGGGCAGGCCCTGGACAACCTGGCCGCCATCGACACCCTGGTCTTCGACAAGACCGGCACACTGACGCGCGGGGATTTGCGCGTCACCGACGTGCTGCCCCTGGACCCGGCGCTGACCGGGCCGGAGCTGCTGGCCCTGGCCGCCGGGGCCGAGGAGCACTACTCCCACCCGGTTGCCCGCGCCGTTGTGGCCGAGGCCAAGGCAAGGGGCCTTGCGCTGCCGCCCATCAGCCAGGTGGACTTCATCGTGGCCCACGGGGTTTCGGCCTTCGTGGACGGCGACCGCGTGCTTGTGGGCAGCCGCCACTTCCTGGAGGACGATGAAGGCGTGGACTGCGCCGCCGCGGACACGCCCGGAAAGCTGCTGCGCGGCGAGGGCAAGAGCCTCCTGTGCGTGGCCAGGGCGGGCAGGCTGGCCGGGCTCATCGCCCTGCGCGACGAACCCCGTCCGGAAGCGGCCGAGGCCCTGCAAAAGCTGCGCGCACGCGGCATCACGCGCATCGTGGTGCTCACCGGCGACCACCGGGAAACCGCCCTGGCCGTGCTCAAGGGCTTTGACGTGGACGAGATCCGCTGGGAGCTCAAGCCCGAGGACAAGGCCGACATCGTGCGCGAGTTGCAAAGCCAAGGCCGCAAACTGGCCTTCGCTGGTGATGGCGTCAACGACGCGCCAGCCCTGCTTACCGCCGATGTTGGGGTGTGTATGCCCGGCGGGGCGGACCTGGCCCGCGAAAGCGCCCAGGTCGTGCTGCTGGAGGACAACCTCCTGGCCCTGGTCACCGCCCGGGACATCGCCGCCCGCACCCGTCGCGTGCTCACCAACAGCTTCCGTACGGCTGTTGGGGTGAACTCCGCCGTCATGCTGCTGGCCGCCGCGGGCAGGCTTTCTCCCGTCACCTCCGCAATTCTGCACAACGCCTGCACACTGGGCATTCTCGGCTATGCGGCCCTTTCCGGGGGATCCGCAACCGGCGCGAAGGCCCACACGGGCGAACCCCAACCCCAAGCCTAG
- a CDS encoding YtxH domain-containing protein, producing MSDQTYGSYPPSGAAGYQYAQQPQYAQQAYAQAQYDPAFAQPQYAQQYPLQQHIQQADASRVQADAPGTGLASWFNVTQPAYLKGLLLGAGVALVLTNPTVQKALVGGAVRVWAAVQGGIEEVKEQIEDVKAELSREG from the coding sequence ATGAGCGACCAGACCTACGGTTCCTATCCTCCTTCCGGAGCGGCCGGATACCAGTACGCCCAACAGCCCCAGTACGCCCAGCAGGCCTATGCCCAGGCCCAGTACGATCCGGCCTTTGCGCAGCCCCAGTACGCGCAGCAGTACCCGTTGCAGCAGCACATCCAGCAGGCCGACGCCTCGCGCGTCCAGGCCGACGCCCCGGGCACGGGCCTGGCCTCCTGGTTCAACGTCACGCAGCCCGCCTACCTGAAAGGCCTGCTCCTCGGCGCGGGCGTGGCGCTGGTGCTGACCAACCCCACCGTGCAGAAGGCGCTTGTGGGCGGCGCGGTGCGCGTGTGGGCCGCGGTGCAGGGCGGCATCGAGGAAGTCAAGGAACAGATAGAGGACGTGAAGGCGGAACTGAGCCGGGAGGGCTAG
- a CDS encoding magnetosome protein MamC yields MSHDNKTARAVSPATAGAMLFGAVVGGVAAAAANVRKVKNGEMSASQAALRSLREAGTTGVASGVGVAAMAALRVGGVVGLAGIATVAVGTKYLLDSVIDGVLAKTGKAPAAPLAASTPAAKAAVPAVSNPAARPAAKPVRKAAKPKAAPKAAKPKAAPKAEAFITE; encoded by the coding sequence ATGTCCCATGACAACAAAACAGCCCGCGCCGTTTCCCCCGCAACCGCCGGAGCCATGCTCTTCGGCGCCGTGGTTGGCGGCGTCGCCGCGGCAGCGGCCAACGTCCGCAAGGTCAAGAATGGCGAGATGAGCGCCAGCCAGGCCGCCCTGCGCTCCCTGCGCGAGGCCGGAACGACTGGCGTCGCCTCCGGCGTGGGCGTGGCCGCCATGGCCGCCCTGCGCGTGGGCGGCGTGGTCGGCCTGGCGGGCATTGCCACCGTGGCCGTCGGCACCAAGTACCTGCTCGATTCCGTCATCGACGGCGTGTTGGCGAAAACCGGCAAGGCCCCTGCGGCGCCCCTGGCCGCTTCGACCCCGGCTGCCAAAGCCGCCGTTCCCGCCGTGTCCAATCCGGCCGCCAGGCCTGCGGCGAAGCCCGTCCGCAAGGCCGCCAAGCCCAAGGCCGCGCCCAAGGCCGCCAAGCCCAAGGCCGCGCCCAAGGCTGAAGCCTTCATCACCGAATAA
- a CDS encoding heavy metal translocating P-type ATPase, translated as MAKHPLTILHTLPGRTRLGGPALKRNPGLGELLSGRLNGLAGMHGLRLNLACGSLVVLHDAELLPAQALLAEALACLPRQTRPLPGQPLCRTPLCAPAAAGASCGACDTPACACAATKKGCDPVRPALRRFVASSAVMGVVFFRSTVLGVATSASLFSPLGLAALAASLPLLRKAARQLRRRKVTLESFLGAGVVAAVAAGEALTAMEILWVQSGADLLSAWVTERSRRSIAGILRQSAHHTFILVEGVEVEAEVDSLVPGDVVVLHTGEKVCVDGVIVHGQALLDESPITGRADSVLKAAGDRVLAGTFVREGVVNVRAHEVGDRTYLARVLRQVEDAIENRAPIEGVADQLAQRMVRIGFWATGGTLLLTGSLWRAFTVMLVMACPCATVLAASTAVSAAMSAAASRGILIKGGRYLEEVGKLDTLCFDKTGTLTTMQPELCRILPLAGVDEDELLHLAVSVEAHNHHPLAQAVKAEAERRGVSATPHHVCQYFMGMGMRAEVGENELLLGNRRLMERHGVNLGQSAARAQSWRARGLTVLTMARDGEVIGLFAFDNTIRPESEAVLHGLRKGGAARVEIVTGDEAGAAQALAARLGIDGVHAGLLPEDKAAIVRDMRANGARVLMVGDGINDALALAEADVGVAVGVGGSEAAIEAADIALVGDDLTGLNYVQALSRQTLAVARQNFMLATSTNIGGAAMGALGLLSPVAAGMLHIIHTAGVLANSARLLRFQHTPPALPPQSEANKENA; from the coding sequence ATGGCAAAACATCCGCTTACCATCCTGCACACGCTGCCCGGTCGCACCCGTTTGGGCGGCCCGGCCCTCAAACGCAATCCCGGCCTGGGCGAGCTGCTTTCCGGACGGCTGAACGGCCTGGCCGGAATGCACGGCCTGCGCCTGAACCTGGCCTGCGGCAGCCTCGTGGTCCTGCACGATGCCGAGCTGCTTCCGGCGCAGGCGCTGCTGGCCGAGGCCCTGGCCTGCCTGCCGCGCCAGACCCGCCCCCTGCCCGGCCAGCCCCTGTGCCGCACCCCCCTGTGCGCTCCGGCCGCTGCGGGGGCATCCTGCGGGGCCTGCGACACCCCGGCCTGCGCCTGCGCCGCCACGAAAAAAGGCTGCGACCCCGTGCGCCCCGCGCTGCGGCGCTTTGTGGCCAGCAGCGCGGTAATGGGCGTGGTGTTCTTCCGCTCGACCGTGCTTGGCGTGGCCACAAGCGCCAGCCTGTTCAGCCCGCTGGGCCTGGCCGCCCTGGCCGCGAGCCTGCCCCTTTTGCGCAAGGCCGCCCGGCAGTTACGCCGCCGCAAGGTCACCCTGGAAAGTTTCCTGGGCGCGGGCGTGGTGGCCGCCGTGGCCGCAGGAGAGGCCCTCACCGCCATGGAAATCCTCTGGGTGCAGTCCGGCGCGGACCTGCTCTCGGCCTGGGTAACGGAACGCTCCCGGCGCTCCATAGCGGGCATTCTGCGGCAAAGCGCGCACCACACCTTCATCCTGGTGGAGGGGGTGGAGGTGGAGGCCGAGGTGGACTCCCTGGTCCCCGGCGACGTGGTGGTGCTGCACACGGGCGAAAAGGTCTGCGTGGACGGGGTCATCGTCCACGGGCAGGCCCTGCTGGACGAGTCGCCCATCACCGGCCGGGCCGACAGCGTGCTCAAGGCCGCAGGCGACCGGGTGCTTGCGGGAACCTTCGTGCGCGAGGGCGTGGTCAACGTGCGCGCCCACGAGGTGGGCGACCGCACCTACCTGGCCCGGGTGCTCCGTCAGGTGGAGGACGCCATCGAAAACCGCGCGCCCATAGAGGGCGTGGCCGACCAGCTGGCCCAACGCATGGTGCGCATCGGCTTCTGGGCCACGGGCGGCACCCTGCTGTTGACCGGCAGCCTGTGGCGGGCCTTCACGGTGATGCTGGTCATGGCCTGCCCCTGCGCCACGGTGCTGGCGGCCAGCACCGCCGTCAGCGCCGCCATGAGCGCCGCCGCCTCGCGCGGCATCCTCATCAAGGGCGGCCGCTACCTGGAAGAAGTCGGCAAACTCGACACCCTGTGCTTCGACAAGACCGGCACCCTGACCACCATGCAGCCCGAGCTCTGTCGCATTCTCCCCCTGGCCGGGGTGGACGAGGACGAACTGCTGCATCTGGCCGTCTCGGTGGAGGCGCACAACCACCATCCTCTGGCCCAGGCCGTGAAGGCCGAGGCCGAAAGGCGCGGGGTTTCCGCCACGCCGCACCACGTGTGCCAGTACTTCATGGGCATGGGAATGCGGGCCGAGGTGGGCGAGAACGAACTGCTGCTGGGCAACCGCAGGCTCATGGAACGCCATGGCGTGAACCTGGGCCAAAGCGCGGCCAGGGCCCAAAGCTGGCGCGCCCGTGGCCTCACCGTGCTGACCATGGCCAGGGATGGTGAGGTCATCGGCCTCTTCGCCTTCGACAACACCATCCGCCCCGAAAGCGAAGCCGTGCTCCACGGCCTGCGCAAAGGCGGCGCCGCCAGGGTGGAGATCGTCACCGGTGACGAGGCCGGAGCGGCCCAGGCCCTGGCCGCGCGGCTCGGCATCGACGGCGTGCACGCGGGCCTGCTGCCCGAGGACAAGGCGGCCATCGTGCGCGACATGCGGGCGAACGGCGCGCGCGTACTCATGGTGGGCGACGGCATCAACGACGCCCTGGCCCTCGCAGAGGCCGACGTGGGCGTGGCCGTGGGCGTTGGCGGCAGCGAGGCCGCCATCGAAGCGGCGGACATCGCGCTCGTGGGCGACGACCTCACGGGCCTCAACTACGTGCAGGCGCTTTCGCGCCAGACCCTGGCCGTGGCGCGGCAGAACTTCATGCTTGCCACCAGCACCAACATCGGCGGCGCGGCCATGGGGGCCCTGGGGCTGCTTTCGCCCGTGGCGGCCGGAATGCTGCACATCATCCACACAGCCGGCGTGCTGGCCAATTCCGCGCGCCTGCTGCGCTTCCAGCACACGCCCCCTGCCCTGCCGCCGCAAAGCGAAGCCAACAAGGAGAACGCATGA
- a CDS encoding DUF1987 domain-containing protein, with translation MTRLTIEGTKSSPRIDFDPDTGRLAIHGESYPENCQRFYGPALAWLEEYLREQRAQRLTLDMEVGYFNSSTSKTFMDLFDMLDQEAANGRSVEVNWRYHAQNEMAQECGEEFMQDLSGLRFNLVPL, from the coding sequence ATGACACGCCTCACCATAGAGGGCACGAAGTCCTCGCCACGCATCGATTTCGACCCCGATACCGGACGCCTTGCCATCCACGGCGAGTCGTACCCGGAAAACTGCCAGCGCTTTTACGGCCCTGCGCTGGCCTGGCTGGAGGAGTACCTCCGGGAGCAGCGGGCGCAGCGCCTGACCCTGGACATGGAGGTCGGCTACTTCAACAGCTCCACCTCCAAGACCTTCATGGACCTCTTCGACATGCTGGACCAGGAAGCCGCCAATGGCCGGTCCGTCGAGGTGAACTGGCGCTACCATGCCCAAAACGAGATGGCCCAGGAATGCGGCGAGGAATTCATGCAGGACCTGAGCGGGCTGCGCTTCAACCTGGTTCCCCTATGA
- a CDS encoding SiaB family protein kinase, giving the protein MTGELFDYYENLRKSGVILYFNGPVSQPVVEGMAELMREKMRAEDAGMAMMQKVFAILVEQMQNIVRYSADRASGRDRDALAHGQVVVGREEDGRFFVACGNRVRSGECAELARRIEHIRGLSGPALKDHYRAMRRAQAPQGSLGAGLGLIEMARQSARPLDFRITPLDTDTSFFAMKVVA; this is encoded by the coding sequence ATGACGGGCGAATTGTTCGACTACTACGAAAACCTGCGCAAAAGCGGCGTCATCCTCTACTTCAACGGCCCCGTGTCCCAGCCCGTGGTGGAGGGCATGGCCGAGCTGATGCGCGAAAAGATGCGCGCCGAGGACGCAGGCATGGCCATGATGCAGAAGGTCTTCGCCATCCTGGTGGAGCAGATGCAGAACATCGTGCGCTACTCCGCCGATCGCGCCAGCGGTCGGGACCGGGACGCCCTGGCCCACGGTCAGGTGGTGGTCGGGCGCGAGGAGGACGGCCGGTTCTTCGTGGCTTGCGGCAACCGCGTGCGCAGCGGCGAATGCGCCGAACTGGCCCGGCGCATCGAGCACATCCGGGGGCTGAGCGGACCGGCCCTGAAGGACCACTACCGCGCCATGCGCCGGGCGCAAGCCCCGCAAGGCTCCCTCGGGGCGGGCCTGGGCCTCATCGAAATGGCGAGGCAATCCGCACGGCCCCTCGATTTTCGTATCACCCCACTGGACACGGACACGTCCTTCTTCGCCATGAAGGTCGTGGCCTAG
- a CDS encoding PP2C family protein-serine/threonine phosphatase — protein MKPSRPMDQASPAMDMRARPTPADRLLDALAEMPVRRKVTATLLLLGVAAPLGFLLALHGSGREAATSALVLFLAAMLILLAPLSAFSSHVLALRSIRSLNRQCQRLKQGDFALDDLPPERGEEHDFQRLKRNLHWMGYALKNREERLAGAVAELADAQRQIGESIEYASQIQRAFLPGQADIAAVLEEAAGPGGATHVLALRQLGAVGGDACWARSFPGGFWLAVIDCTGHGVPGAFLTLIVHALFDRAARAEEESGAEASPGALLSRVNRLIKEALGQTGADALSDDGMDCSLCRVDLAAGRLTFAGARGALYIATGGATRVVKGTPRGAGYVRTPREARFNDVDMPLEPNARYCMTTDGLVDQPGGADRLPFGRRRLMDLLAEGARTPLADLGQTLLDRFDAYRGAETQRDDITALAFEIHARSAQ, from the coding sequence ATGAAGCCGTCCCGCCCCATGGATCAAGCGTCTCCGGCCATGGACATGCGCGCCCGGCCCACCCCGGCCGACCGCCTTCTGGACGCCCTGGCCGAGATGCCTGTGCGCCGCAAGGTCACGGCCACGCTGCTGCTGCTCGGAGTGGCGGCGCCGCTCGGCTTCCTGCTCGCCCTTCACGGGTCCGGGCGCGAAGCCGCGACCTCGGCCCTGGTGCTGTTCCTGGCGGCCATGCTCATCCTGCTCGCCCCGCTTTCCGCATTTTCCAGCCACGTGCTGGCCCTGCGCAGCATCCGCAGCCTGAACCGGCAGTGCCAGCGCCTCAAGCAGGGAGACTTCGCCCTGGACGACCTGCCCCCGGAACGCGGCGAAGAACACGACTTCCAGCGCCTCAAGCGCAATCTGCATTGGATGGGCTACGCTCTCAAGAATCGCGAGGAACGCCTGGCCGGGGCGGTGGCGGAATTGGCTGACGCCCAGCGCCAGATAGGGGAAAGCATCGAATACGCAAGCCAGATCCAGCGCGCCTTTCTGCCCGGCCAGGCGGACATCGCCGCCGTGCTGGAAGAGGCCGCTGGCCCTGGCGGAGCCACGCACGTTCTTGCCCTGCGGCAGTTGGGGGCCGTTGGCGGCGACGCCTGCTGGGCCCGCTCCTTTCCCGGCGGCTTCTGGCTTGCGGTCATAGACTGCACGGGCCACGGCGTCCCCGGAGCCTTCTTGACCCTCATCGTGCACGCGCTCTTCGATCGCGCGGCCCGCGCAGAGGAGGAATCCGGCGCGGAGGCAAGCCCCGGAGCGCTGCTCTCGCGGGTCAACCGCCTCATCAAGGAAGCCCTTGGGCAGACCGGAGCCGACGCCCTGTCCGACGACGGCATGGACTGTTCCCTGTGCCGCGTGGACCTTGCCGCCGGACGGCTGACCTTCGCCGGGGCCAGGGGCGCGCTCTACATCGCCACCGGGGGAGCAACGCGCGTGGTGAAGGGCACGCCGCGCGGCGCAGGCTATGTGCGCACCCCGCGGGAAGCCCGCTTCAATGACGTGGACATGCCCCTTGAGCCGAACGCCCGCTACTGCATGACCACCGATGGGCTTGTGGACCAACCCGGCGGCGCGGACCGCCTTCCCTTCGGGCGCAGAAGGCTCATGGACCTTTTGGCCGAAGGCGCGCGCACCCCGCTTGCGGACCTGGGACAAACCCTTCTGGACCGGTTCGACGCATACCGCGGGGCCGAGACGCAGCGCGACGACATCACCGCCCTGGCCTTTGAAATCCACGCAAGGAGCGCGCAATGA
- a CDS encoding GGDEF domain-containing protein: MANDVFFREENFLRKAQHDLLIRQEGSAAQGIRAELVQEYARLFRHARRMAGMGDRMQRTLNDLNHRLAASEERYRGIFENVVEGIFRARGAAADAVLVEANPALDSMLGRTADMAPLAEGMRVGALFASPAEREGFAQRLAETGRVRGFPAEILRPDGTRFWAELSASILPEGGADAEGPGMVVVVADVTERRRMMEEIYRLARTDSLTGLWNRGYFMDMAQRELARVRRERQPASIIMVDADHFKRVNDTHGHQVGDEALRCLARVLSDSVREADLPARLGGEEFVVLLPGAERAAATAVAERIRSTIRETCLRCPSGDCFCLTVSLGVAISPCAQDSLEHLIRRADAALYAAKNAGRNRVELCEGAA; this comes from the coding sequence GTGGCCAACGACGTTTTTTTCCGCGAAGAAAATTTTCTGCGAAAAGCCCAGCACGATCTGCTCATCCGGCAGGAAGGGAGCGCGGCGCAGGGAATACGCGCCGAGCTGGTGCAGGAATACGCACGGCTCTTCCGCCATGCGCGCCGCATGGCCGGCATGGGCGACCGGATGCAGCGCACCCTGAATGATTTGAACCACCGCCTGGCCGCGAGCGAGGAACGCTATCGGGGCATCTTTGAAAACGTGGTGGAGGGCATTTTTCGCGCGCGCGGCGCCGCCGCCGATGCCGTGCTGGTGGAAGCCAACCCGGCCCTGGATTCCATGCTGGGCCGCACGGCGGACATGGCGCCGCTTGCGGAGGGAATGCGCGTGGGCGCGCTTTTCGCCAGCCCAGCGGAACGCGAGGGCTTTGCCCAGCGCCTTGCCGAAACGGGCAGGGTTCGGGGCTTTCCGGCGGAGATACTCCGGCCCGACGGCACGCGTTTCTGGGCGGAGTTGAGCGCCAGCATTCTGCCCGAAGGCGGCGCGGACGCCGAAGGACCGGGAATGGTGGTCGTGGTGGCCGATGTCACCGAGCGCCGCAGGATGATGGAAGAAATTTACCGTCTGGCCCGCACCGACAGCCTCACCGGACTGTGGAACCGCGGCTACTTCATGGACATGGCCCAGCGCGAGCTGGCCCGCGTGCGGCGCGAACGCCAGCCCGCATCCATCATCATGGTCGACGCCGACCACTTCAAGCGCGTGAACGACACCCACGGCCACCAGGTCGGGGACGAGGCCCTGCGCTGCCTGGCCAGGGTGCTCTCGGACAGCGTGCGCGAGGCCGACCTCCCCGCGCGGCTGGGCGGCGAGGAGTTCGTCGTGCTGCTGCCCGGCGCGGAGCGCGCCGCCGCAACCGCCGTGGCCGAACGCATCCGCTCGACCATCCGCGAAACGTGCCTGCGCTGCCCGTCCGGGGACTGCTTTTGCCTCACGGTGAGTCTCGGCGTGGCCATAAGCCCCTGCGCCCAGGACAGCCTCGAACACCTCATCCGCCGGGCCGACGCCGCACTCTATGCCGCGAAGAACGCGGGGAGAAACCGCGTGGAGCTGTGCGAGGGAGCCGCCTGA
- a CDS encoding MotA/TolQ/ExbB proton channel family protein: protein MLSEILPLLSKATLVAQVILAFLVCMSLVSWAIMIAKWRELTRAKRDMEGGVATLLSSAPLPDAMRAINQARLPMTRRMTVLWIREYDRLARNNEFEHLLADNMRRVLRHGVAEELRGMARLLPILATTANTAPFIGLFGTVWGIMHSFHAIGQMKTAALATVAPGISEALIATAVGLAVAIPATAGYNIFQGMLGSLEGQCVSFAGLFLNRLREEGSASGPCAESSASTAQPKVSLRTAVAGQ from the coding sequence ATGTTGTCAGAAATACTTCCGTTGCTCTCCAAGGCGACGCTTGTGGCGCAGGTGATCCTGGCTTTCCTTGTGTGCATGTCGCTGGTCAGCTGGGCTATCATGATCGCCAAGTGGCGCGAGCTGACCCGCGCCAAACGCGACATGGAGGGCGGCGTGGCCACGCTGTTGTCCAGCGCGCCGCTTCCCGACGCCATGCGCGCCATTAATCAGGCCCGGTTGCCCATGACCCGGCGCATGACGGTCCTGTGGATCCGCGAGTACGACCGCCTTGCGCGCAACAACGAGTTCGAGCACCTGCTGGCCGACAACATGCGCCGGGTGTTGCGGCACGGAGTGGCCGAGGAGCTGCGCGGCATGGCCAGGCTGCTGCCCATTCTGGCGACAACGGCCAATACCGCGCCCTTCATCGGCCTTTTTGGCACGGTGTGGGGCATCATGCATTCCTTTCACGCCATCGGGCAGATGAAGACCGCCGCGCTGGCCACCGTGGCCCCCGGCATCTCCGAGGCGCTCATCGCCACTGCGGTGGGCTTGGCCGTGGCCATTCCCGCCACCGCCGGGTACAACATCTTCCAGGGGATGCTGGGGAGTTTGGAAGGACAGTGCGTGAGTTTCGCCGGGCTCTTCCTGAACCGCCTGCGCGAGGAGGGGAGCGCGTCTGGCCCGTGCGCCGAGAGCAGCGCCAGCACGGCGCAGCCCAAGGTGAGCCTGCGCACCGCGGTGGCGGGGCAGTAG